The following are encoded together in the Kwoniella europaea PYCC6329 chromosome 1, complete sequence genome:
- a CDS encoding tRNA pseudouridine(38-40) synthase, producing MEATESIKRARSPSPKAESKDGVVNPKAEQPEEGQPPAKKPHVEPTASAPSDTPISGVNVSVDVDPEEAMFNAMSSENGEDKKKKTWGRGQGYGNGGKGKGKEREKKGPDAVKYDRRPNDWTPREKKEGETEARLPKRRCALLVGYCGTGYHGMQIQTHGSETIEGDVFAALVKAGAISADNANDHRKSDVQRAARTDAGVHAAGNCISLKMIVEPPLPEGYKTLAEYVNSILPDQIRMWGFVRTVKSFNARTAADSRIYEYLLPSYCLLPPGRDDPLGKRLDKSSPGWRDLLGKEAVDFVDAAPSLEPEGEEEGGKVNPKNRGEFERRRGFRVDSKTLERFRELIAQYKGTHNFHNFTVGKPFNDRTVKRFMIKLEVKDPQVYGEIEWISVMIHGQSFMLHQIRKMISMAMLACRTASPPSLIPETFGPKRIHVPKAPPLGLLLEAPQFGVYNARITTKANGLQEDRDPVDFGLYAEQMRDFKVKWIYEKLRQEELEAHVFHKWMRQMDCTMSNGLAFLNTQGTIPPEADLSKGAKEARRAAAAAQAKEGGAGGEGEGEGEKDIADEEIESEDEEVDMEEVKRGEWEG from the exons ATGGAAGCTACCGAATCAATCAAACGAGCTCGATCCCCCTCCCCAAAAGCAGAGTCGAAAGATGGAGTAGTGAACCCCAAGGCCGAACAGCCTGAAGAAGGTCAACCTCCAGCTAAGAAGCCTCATGTCGAGCCCACTGCCTCAGCACCTTCTGATACCCCCATATCAGGTGTGAATGTCAGTGTGGATGTCGATCCTGAAGAGGCAATGTTCAACGCCATGTCTTctgagaatggtgaagacaagaagaagaagacttggGGGAGAGGACAAGGATATGGGAATGGTGGGAAAGGcaaggggaaagagagggagaagaagggacCGGATGCGGTGAAGTATGATAGGAGACCTAATGATTGGACACctagagagaagaaggaaggagagaccGAAGCTAGGTTACCGAAGAGGAGGTGTGCTTTGCTGGTAGG ATACTGTGGTACTGGATATCACGGTATGCAAAT ACAAACGCACGGCTCAGAAACTATCGAAGGAGACGTATTCGCAGCACTCGTCAAAGCAGGTGCTATCTCAGCGGACAACGCAAACGATCATAGGAAATCAGATGTTCAGAGAGCAGCTAGGACTGATGCAGGTGTGCACGCAGCTGGAAATTG TATCTCACTGAAAATGATCGTCGAGCCACCTCTTCCGGAAGGATACAAGACACTGGCAGAATACGTCAACTCCATCTTACCTGATCAAATTAGGATGTGGGGATTCGTCAGGACAGTCAAATCCTTCAATGCTAGAAC AGCCGCCGACTCACGTATCTACGAATACCTCTTACCTTCCTACTGTCTATTACCGCCTGGAAGGGATGATCCCTTGGGTAAAAGGCTGGACAAGTCATCGCCTGGATGGAGAGATTTACTAGGTAAAGAAGCAGTAGATTTCGTCGATGCTGCACCATCGCTGGAGCCTGAgggcgaagaggaagggggaAAGGTGAATCCCAAGAACAGGGGAGAATTcgaaaggagaaggggattCAGGGTTGATAGCAAGACTTTAGAGAGGTTCAGAGAACTGATCGCTCAATATAAAGGTACTCA TAACTTTCATAATTTCACAGTCGGTAAACCATTCAACGATAGAACTGTAAAGAGATTCATGATCAAATtagaagtgaaagatccTCAGGTGTATGGTGAAATCGAATGGATCTCCGTCATGATCCACGGTCAAAGTTTCATGTTGCATCAAATT cgaaagatgatatcaatggCAATGTTAGCTTGTAGAACAGCTTCGCCACCATCCTTGATTCCAGAGACTTTCGGTCCTAAACGTATTCATGTACCTAAAGCGCCTCCTCTCGGATTGTTACTCGAAGCACCTCAGTTCGGAGTATACAATGCTCGAATCACCACCAAGGCGAACGGTCTCCAGGAAGATAGAGATCCGGTGGATTTCGGATTATATGCTGAGCAGATGCGTGATTTCAAGGTGAAATGGATTTATGAGAAATTGAGacaagaggaattggaagctCATGT CTTCCATAAATGGATGCGTCAAATGGATTGCACCATGTCCAACGGCCTTGCATTCTTGAA TACCCAAGGAACCATCCCACCTGAAGCCGACTTGTCGAAAGGAGCAAAAGAGGCTCGTcgagctgctgctgccgctcAAGCTAAAGAGGGTGGAGCGGgcggtgaaggtgaaggggagggtgaaaaggatattgcagatgaggagatagaaagtgaggatgaggaggttgatatgGAGGAGGTGAAAAGAGGTGAATGGGAGGGATAG